The Myxococcota bacterium genome has a segment encoding these proteins:
- a CDS encoding molybdopterin-dependent oxidoreductase, whose translation MPATRTHHSFCRICECMCGIEVDVRDNRIEAIRPDREHVASEGYVCVKGTSFAGTQHSPDRIVEPMKRSGSTWQAISWTQALREIGERLRAIRAEHGGEAIAHWVGAAAGVNVVTPLVRRAFFEAAGSHAMYGNSSLDCANKFRVCEDMYGSPFRLPFPDVDHSGFLMFLGANPAVSGTSLFHLPHAVRRLRQIVKQGGRVVFVNPRRTETSIAGEHLFIRPDTDVFFLAAFLGEILRARAFDAAHVARHMKGLDRLERVVAPWTPERQERVTGVPADTLRELVEAHRRADGAALYMSTGVNQGRHGTLCFWLQEAINAVSGNLDRRGGSLMGSSGLVDFAAEGRKNGQLVRRTHRHDGLPSIVESYPSAMFAADVLEGPTPPRALFIEASNPLIVAPNPGGRLTEAIRALDLVVSIDLFRNETANLADYILPATTFLEREDIPYAIQSMAGNMPVPYVTYTDPVLEAPPGVRPEWWIWLRLADAAGLTLFDRPWLHRLLQWNARAFATPVLGRLALRPKTLISGMLRGAGLRSASRLMREHPHGVLLEPNRPGTFLGTDRVLTGDGRIELAPRELVEAAADLDASYARERASTDSLKLISKRELKSLNSWMHNNPELGAPATNHLHVHPVDAGRLGLEDGGWASVQSAVDTVVAPVRITDELMPGTVALPFGWGHETADGLSLARTRPGVNVNRLAPDGRDATCPLSGMAVLSGIPVSVRPASAPDAQGVNAPAALSGPH comes from the coding sequence GTGCCGGCGACCCGGACCCACCACAGCTTCTGTCGGATCTGCGAGTGCATGTGCGGCATCGAGGTCGACGTCCGCGACAACCGGATCGAGGCGATCCGGCCCGATCGCGAGCACGTCGCCAGTGAAGGCTATGTCTGCGTGAAGGGCACGTCCTTCGCCGGCACGCAGCACAGCCCCGATCGCATCGTCGAGCCGATGAAGCGCAGCGGATCGACCTGGCAGGCGATCTCGTGGACGCAGGCGCTGCGCGAGATCGGGGAGCGTCTGCGCGCGATCCGCGCGGAGCACGGTGGCGAGGCGATCGCGCACTGGGTCGGCGCCGCGGCGGGCGTGAACGTCGTCACGCCGCTCGTGCGCCGCGCGTTCTTCGAGGCCGCCGGCTCGCACGCGATGTACGGCAACTCGTCGCTCGACTGCGCCAACAAGTTCCGCGTGTGCGAGGACATGTACGGCTCGCCGTTCCGGCTCCCGTTCCCGGACGTCGACCACAGCGGCTTCCTGATGTTCCTCGGCGCGAACCCCGCCGTGTCCGGCACGTCCCTCTTCCATCTCCCGCACGCCGTGCGGCGGCTCCGCCAGATCGTCAAGCAGGGCGGGCGGGTCGTCTTCGTGAACCCGCGGCGGACGGAGACGTCGATCGCGGGCGAGCACCTCTTCATCCGTCCGGACACCGACGTGTTCTTCCTCGCGGCGTTCCTCGGCGAGATCCTTCGCGCGCGCGCGTTCGATGCGGCGCACGTCGCGCGCCACATGAAGGGGCTCGATCGACTCGAGCGCGTCGTCGCGCCGTGGACGCCCGAGCGGCAGGAGCGCGTGACGGGCGTGCCGGCCGATACGCTGCGCGAGCTCGTCGAGGCGCACCGCCGGGCGGACGGCGCCGCGCTCTACATGTCGACGGGCGTGAACCAGGGCCGCCACGGCACGCTGTGCTTCTGGCTGCAGGAAGCGATCAACGCCGTGTCCGGCAATCTCGATCGACGCGGCGGCAGCCTGATGGGGTCGTCGGGGCTCGTCGACTTCGCCGCCGAGGGAAGGAAGAACGGGCAGCTCGTCCGACGCACGCACCGGCACGACGGGCTTCCGTCGATCGTCGAGTCCTACCCGAGCGCGATGTTCGCCGCCGACGTCCTCGAGGGCCCCACGCCTCCGCGCGCGCTGTTCATCGAGGCCTCGAACCCGCTGATCGTGGCGCCGAACCCGGGCGGCCGCCTGACCGAGGCGATCCGCGCGCTCGACCTCGTGGTCTCGATCGATCTGTTCCGCAACGAGACCGCGAACCTCGCCGACTACATCCTGCCGGCGACGACGTTCCTCGAGCGCGAGGACATCCCGTACGCGATCCAGAGCATGGCCGGCAACATGCCGGTCCCGTACGTGACCTACACCGATCCCGTGCTGGAGGCGCCGCCGGGCGTGCGGCCCGAGTGGTGGATCTGGCTGCGGCTCGCGGACGCCGCGGGACTCACGCTGTTCGATCGTCCCTGGCTCCACCGCCTGCTGCAGTGGAACGCGCGCGCATTCGCCACGCCCGTGCTCGGCCGGCTGGCGTTGCGTCCGAAGACGCTCATCTCGGGCATGCTGCGCGGCGCGGGGCTTCGCTCCGCGAGCCGGCTGATGCGCGAGCACCCGCACGGCGTGCTCCTCGAGCCGAACCGGCCGGGCACGTTCCTCGGCACCGACCGCGTGCTGACCGGCGACGGACGCATCGAGCTCGCGCCGCGCGAGCTCGTCGAAGCGGCCGCGGACCTCGATGCGAGCTACGCGCGCGAGCGCGCCAGCACCGACTCGCTGAAGCTCATCTCGAAGCGCGAGCTCAAGTCGCTCAACTCGTGGATGCACAACAACCCCGAGCTCGGTGCGCCGGCGACGAACCATCTCCACGTACACCCCGTCGACGCGGGACGTCTCGGCCTCGAGGACGGCGGCTGGGCGAGCGTGCAGTCCGCGGTGGACACGGTCGTCGCGCCGGTGCGGATCACCGACGAGCTGATGCCGGGCACGGTCGCGCTCCCGTTCGGCTGGGGCCACGAGACGGCGGACGGCCTCTCGCTCGCGCGCACGCGGCCCGGCGTGAACGTGAACCGCCTCGCGCCCGATGGACGCGACGCGACGTGCCCGCTCTCGGGGATGGCGGTGTTGTCCGGCATCCCGGTGTCGGTGCGCCCGGCCTCGGCGCCCGACGCGCAGGGGGTGAACGCACCGGCCGCCCTCTCCGGGCCGCACTAG
- a CDS encoding DUF1295 domain-containing protein: protein MPVAQINVVVMTAIVYYLYFGIEFNGGGLIPGSGSDWRGFFAAIVPTLGAAAVYVAWFAFQVVLERALPARIVQGTPLPDGSRLDYRINGLAAMLVTLACVGAGYAAGVLDLPWIHREFGSLISVTTLFSFALAWWMWRIGRRSPGGPSKESGAFARDYFYGVALNPRTPARTGFDWKFFCECRPGLIGWIVIDLAMAASQYERHGFVTAPMVAIVVLQAAYVLNNFRNEAWLLTTIDIQSERFGWMLVFGDLVLVPMTYSLSAYWLVDHFLAPPAWHAPMALFVGVAGFAIFIDSNLQKARFRRDPDGCRIWGRPAESMPTQRGTRLLLSGYWGMARHVNYLGDWLIALSFGLTAGFGSWIPYFYPTWFAVLLVTRERRDDRWCAAKYGDDWERYKQRVPWRIVPGVY, encoded by the coding sequence ATGCCGGTGGCACAGATCAACGTCGTCGTGATGACGGCGATCGTCTACTACCTCTACTTCGGGATCGAGTTCAACGGCGGGGGGCTGATTCCGGGCTCCGGGTCGGACTGGCGCGGATTCTTCGCGGCGATCGTTCCGACGCTCGGCGCCGCCGCCGTCTACGTCGCCTGGTTCGCCTTCCAGGTCGTGCTCGAGCGCGCGCTCCCGGCGCGCATCGTCCAGGGGACGCCCCTTCCCGACGGCTCGCGCCTCGACTACCGCATCAACGGGCTCGCCGCGATGCTCGTCACGCTCGCGTGCGTGGGCGCCGGGTACGCGGCCGGCGTGCTCGACCTGCCGTGGATCCATCGCGAGTTCGGCTCGCTGATCAGCGTGACGACGCTGTTCTCGTTCGCACTCGCGTGGTGGATGTGGCGGATCGGGAGGAGGAGCCCGGGCGGGCCGAGCAAGGAGTCGGGGGCCTTCGCGCGCGACTACTTCTACGGCGTCGCGTTGAACCCGCGCACGCCCGCCCGCACGGGCTTCGACTGGAAGTTCTTCTGCGAGTGCCGGCCGGGCCTGATCGGCTGGATCGTCATCGATCTGGCCATGGCGGCGTCGCAGTACGAACGCCACGGCTTCGTGACCGCGCCGATGGTCGCGATCGTCGTCCTCCAGGCGGCCTACGTGCTCAACAACTTCCGCAACGAGGCGTGGCTGCTGACGACGATCGACATCCAGAGCGAGCGCTTCGGGTGGATGCTCGTGTTCGGCGATCTCGTGCTCGTGCCCATGACGTACAGCCTCTCGGCCTACTGGCTCGTCGACCACTTCCTCGCACCGCCCGCGTGGCACGCGCCCATGGCGCTCTTCGTCGGCGTCGCGGGCTTCGCGATCTTCATCGACTCGAACCTGCAGAAGGCGCGCTTCCGCCGCGATCCCGACGGCTGCCGCATCTGGGGCAGGCCGGCGGAGTCGATGCCGACGCAGCGCGGGACGCGCCTGCTCTTGTCCGGCTACTGGGGCATGGCGCGGCACGTCAACTATCTCGGCGACTGGCTGATCGCGCTGTCGTTCGGGCTGACGGCCGGCTTCGGATCGTGGATCCCGTACTTCTACCCGACGTGGTTCGCCGTCCTGCTCGTCACGCGCGAGCGGCGCGACGATCGCTGGTGCGCCGCGAAGTACGGCGACGACTGGGAACGCTACAAGCAGCGGGTTCCGTGGCGGATCGTTCCGGGCGTCTACTGA
- a CDS encoding sulfotransferase, which produces MTRTTRLDDLAEPRHAPAVREQLEAAKSIAPTLSFEIDALCAQAVAETGLSDFGSDSFRPGLEALLESLRSERPFSAFGRVSKHAEILRFLRNRLCVEDLFARHPEAEDVEIARPIVITGFPRTGTTHLHNAMAADPALRTLPYWEALEPVLPGEEPAPFRETDPRIARCRAALEWVNGAMPHFPKMHDMTWDHAHEEIDLLALDFSTMYLEAPGPLRAYSEWYEESDKTASYRYMKRALQAITFLRGGDRWALKTPQHLELLPVLAEVFPDATLVINHRDPLPIVASYLTMMTYTARLAQDHPDPHGLGAFLVDRVGDMLDACVRDRDVWPATQSIDIAFHELVADGDAMVARAYAKAGQPLDDVSKRAIADYARTHPQGRHGRIDYDLADFGLDAGHLRERFRKYTDRFAVRLEMEA; this is translated from the coding sequence ATGACCCGCACGACGCGACTCGACGACCTCGCGGAGCCCCGGCACGCGCCCGCGGTGCGCGAGCAGCTCGAGGCCGCGAAGTCGATCGCGCCGACGCTCTCCTTCGAGATCGATGCCCTGTGCGCGCAGGCGGTCGCCGAGACGGGCCTGTCCGACTTCGGGAGCGATTCGTTCCGACCGGGCCTCGAGGCGTTGCTCGAGTCGCTGCGCAGCGAACGGCCGTTCTCCGCCTTCGGACGGGTGTCGAAGCACGCCGAGATCCTGCGCTTCCTCAGGAACCGTCTGTGCGTGGAGGACCTGTTCGCGCGACATCCCGAAGCCGAGGACGTCGAGATCGCCCGGCCGATCGTCATCACGGGCTTCCCGCGCACGGGCACGACGCATCTGCACAACGCGATGGCCGCCGACCCGGCCCTGCGCACGCTCCCCTACTGGGAGGCCCTCGAGCCGGTCCTGCCCGGCGAGGAGCCGGCGCCCTTCCGCGAGACCGATCCGCGGATCGCGCGCTGTCGCGCCGCGCTCGAGTGGGTGAACGGCGCGATGCCGCACTTCCCCAAGATGCACGACATGACGTGGGACCACGCGCACGAGGAGATCGACCTGCTCGCGCTCGACTTCTCGACGATGTACCTCGAGGCGCCCGGCCCGCTGCGCGCGTACAGCGAGTGGTACGAGGAGAGCGACAAGACCGCGAGCTACCGCTACATGAAGCGCGCGCTGCAGGCGATCACGTTCCTGCGCGGCGGCGACCGCTGGGCGCTCAAGACGCCCCAGCACCTCGAGCTGCTGCCGGTGCTCGCGGAGGTGTTCCCGGACGCGACGCTCGTGATCAACCATCGCGACCCGCTGCCCATCGTCGCGTCGTACCTGACGATGATGACGTACACCGCGCGGCTCGCGCAGGATCACCCGGACCCGCACGGGCTCGGCGCCTTCCTGGTGGATCGCGTCGGGGACATGCTCGACGCCTGCGTCCGCGACCGCGACGTGTGGCCGGCGACGCAGTCGATCGACATCGCGTTCCACGAGCTCGTCGCGGACGGCGACGCGATGGTGGCGCGCGCGTACGCGAAGGCGGGCCAGCCGCTCGACGACGTCTCGAAGCGGGCGATCGCCGACTACGCACGCACCCATCCACAGGGACGGCACGGACGCATCGACTACGACCTCGCCGACTTCGGCCTCGACGCGGGCCACCTGCGCGAGCGGTTCCGGAAGTACACGGACCGGTTCGCGGTCCGCCTCGAGATGGAGGCCTGA
- a CDS encoding SDR family oxidoreductase, with protein MFHGRTVVVAGAGPGLGEEVARIVLREGGNAVLGARDEERVRAIARSLDPEGARTLALRCDIESAPDCEGLVAAALERFGRVDGLACVAARIDVHGSIETTAIDGWRAVIETNVIGTVQMLQAAIPALKQRGGAVVIVGSQSEVQPKPAPTFIAYGASKAAMHAAVIYMAGQLGPAGVRVNRVVPSTMWTPTLEGFASHMAKEQGCSLDDVKARFSADMPLGRMPTGAETAEAIAFLLSDRASAITGQALFVNSGEWMA; from the coding sequence ATGTTCCACGGAAGAACGGTGGTGGTGGCGGGCGCGGGGCCGGGCCTCGGCGAGGAGGTCGCGCGCATCGTGCTCCGCGAGGGCGGCAACGCCGTCCTCGGAGCGCGCGACGAGGAGCGCGTCCGCGCGATCGCGCGGTCGCTCGACCCGGAGGGCGCGCGCACGCTCGCCCTTCGCTGCGACATCGAGAGCGCACCGGACTGCGAGGGGCTCGTGGCGGCCGCGCTCGAGCGCTTCGGCCGCGTCGACGGGCTCGCCTGCGTCGCCGCGCGCATCGACGTCCACGGCTCGATCGAGACGACGGCGATCGACGGCTGGCGCGCGGTGATCGAGACCAACGTCATCGGCACGGTGCAGATGCTCCAGGCCGCGATTCCCGCGCTCAAGCAACGCGGCGGCGCGGTGGTGATCGTCGGCTCGCAGTCCGAGGTGCAGCCGAAGCCCGCGCCGACGTTCATCGCCTACGGAGCGAGCAAGGCCGCGATGCACGCGGCCGTGATCTACATGGCGGGCCAGCTCGGCCCCGCCGGCGTTCGCGTGAACCGCGTCGTGCCGAGCACCATGTGGACGCCGACGCTCGAAGGCTTCGCGAGCCACATGGCGAAGGAGCAGGGCTGCTCGCTCGACGACGTGAAGGCGAGGTTCTCGGCCGACATGCCGCTCGGTCGCATGCCGACGGGTGCCGAGACGGCGGAGGCCATCGCCTTCCTGCTCTCGGACCGGGCCAGCGCGATCACGGGACAGGCGCTGTTCGTGAACTCGGGGGAGTGGATGGCGTGA
- a CDS encoding TetR/AcrR family transcriptional regulator, which produces MANERGDNLTPRRQPTQGRARVLITAIRQAAREILAAEGPDALTTNRVADRAGVSIGSLYHYYANKESIVADIFEEEVQALQRDIDDLAHGVELSDLPLPRALSEYVAMVFRHRRRFANIHREFVRDFGTRFELPSRRSPDGRTYEEITVAWLVDLVADNRHATGVSDPEVAAHMLVLLADGFARATAEERLPDIAESEICEGLVRAMLGYLGFRPELAARS; this is translated from the coding sequence GTGGCGAACGAGCGTGGCGACAACCTCACCCCGCGCCGCCAGCCGACGCAAGGCCGCGCGCGCGTGCTCATCACGGCGATCCGCCAGGCGGCGCGCGAGATCCTCGCGGCCGAAGGCCCCGACGCATTGACGACGAACCGCGTCGCGGATCGCGCCGGCGTCTCGATCGGCTCCCTCTACCACTACTACGCGAACAAGGAATCGATCGTCGCCGACATCTTCGAGGAGGAGGTGCAGGCGCTCCAGCGCGACATCGACGACCTCGCGCACGGCGTCGAGCTGAGCGATCTACCGCTCCCGCGCGCGCTCTCCGAGTACGTCGCGATGGTGTTCCGACACCGGCGGCGCTTCGCGAACATCCACCGGGAGTTCGTTCGCGACTTCGGCACGCGGTTCGAGCTCCCCTCCCGTCGCTCGCCCGATGGACGCACGTACGAGGAGATCACCGTCGCGTGGCTCGTCGATCTCGTGGCCGACAACCGGCACGCGACCGGCGTCTCCGATCCCGAGGTGGCGGCCCACATGCTCGTGCTGCTGGCGGACGGCTTCGCGCGCGCGACCGCCGAGGAACGCCTGCCCGACATCGCCGAGAGCGAGATCTGCGAAGGCCTCGTGCGCGCGATGCTCGGCTACCTCGGCTTCCGCCCCGAGCTCGCGGCGCGCTCCTGA
- a CDS encoding cytochrome P450: protein MPDAPVIPLADAAFWQDPYPVLARLREEHRTAATDAGTKAVLRFADCEALLKSGDFENEGLEFIAARGFAPGDPLWEWRRSSLGALNGAPHARLRALVSRALTHRSVDALRPRIRAHARALLDAHRDAGQLDVVADFARRLPFLAITDFLGIELGEALEVAKRMGSGAVDAFGPNVTPEVRATANATFAAMMEFVGELYERRRAEPRDDLLGHLIAAEDGGDALSHHELVVLFSNLFGGAIETTASVIASGALELTRHPEAADALRRDPERWKRSTAEEVLRMRPGFFAIGKKAVRAHRAFGLDFAAGEPVAIPIGAPNRDPRRYPDPDRFDPARDPRQWSLTFSLGDHFCLGQALARCELQEALATLVATCDDLELLAEPRWTPRVTVHRMEALPLRFAPRTPA from the coding sequence ATGCCCGACGCGCCCGTGATCCCGCTCGCCGACGCCGCGTTCTGGCAGGACCCGTACCCCGTGCTCGCGCGCCTGCGCGAGGAGCACCGCACGGCCGCGACCGACGCCGGCACGAAGGCCGTCCTCCGGTTCGCCGACTGCGAGGCGCTGCTCAAGAGCGGCGACTTCGAGAACGAGGGGCTCGAGTTCATCGCCGCGCGCGGCTTCGCGCCGGGCGACCCGCTCTGGGAGTGGCGCAGGAGTTCGCTCGGCGCGCTGAACGGCGCGCCGCACGCGCGCCTGCGCGCGCTCGTCTCGCGGGCGCTCACCCACCGCAGCGTCGACGCGCTGCGGCCGCGCATCCGCGCCCACGCCCGCGCGCTGCTCGACGCGCACCGCGACGCCGGCCAGCTCGACGTCGTCGCCGACTTCGCGCGCCGGCTCCCGTTCCTCGCCATCACCGACTTCCTCGGCATCGAGCTCGGCGAGGCGCTCGAGGTCGCGAAGCGCATGGGCAGCGGCGCCGTCGACGCCTTCGGTCCGAACGTCACGCCCGAGGTGCGCGCCACCGCGAACGCCACGTTCGCCGCCATGATGGAGTTCGTCGGCGAGCTCTACGAGCGCCGCCGCGCCGAGCCGCGCGACGACCTGCTCGGCCACCTGATCGCGGCCGAGGACGGCGGCGACGCGCTCTCGCACCACGAGCTCGTCGTGCTCTTCTCGAACCTGTTCGGCGGCGCGATCGAGACCACGGCGAGCGTCATCGCGAGCGGCGCGCTCGAACTAACGAGGCACCCCGAGGCCGCCGACGCCCTCCGCCGCGACCCCGAGCGCTGGAAGCGCTCGACCGCCGAAGAGGTGCTGCGCATGCGGCCCGGCTTCTTCGCGATCGGCAAGAAGGCCGTCCGCGCCCACCGCGCCTTCGGCCTCGACTTCGCCGCCGGCGAGCCCGTCGCGATCCCGATCGGCGCGCCCAACCGCGACCCGCGCCGCTACCCCGACCCCGACCGCTTCGACCCCGCGCGCGACCCGCGCCAGTGGTCGCTCACCTTCTCCCTCGGCGACCACTTCTGCCTCGGCCAGGCCCTCGCCCGCTGCGAGCTCCAGGAAGCCCTCGCCACCCTCGTCGCCACCTGCGACGACCTCGAGCTCCTCGCCGAGCCCCGCTGGACCCCGCGCGTCACCGTCCACAGGATGGAAGCCCTGCCCCTGCGCTTCGCCCCGCGCACGCCCGCGTGA
- a CDS encoding LLM class F420-dependent oxidoreductase codes for MKFVLSAAFQPLDELAPIAQAADAHGYEAMAFSDHVAYPEVIDTPYPYTEDGSRRYDETSPFPDPWVAIGALAAVTKRLRFTNNVFVLAMRNPFIAAKTIGTASLLSKGRVTLTIGVGWSKVEFEMAGQEFRARGRRTDEMVEVMRKLWSGDWVEHRGEFYDFPRTKMPPAPEHPIPIWVGGFSEPALRRAARNDGWLSDLQTSADIARCIERVRAYRAEMGRAHLPLDVMASPSDAFTVDGFRKLEDQGVTHILTMPWVFYGGLTDDPQRKLDGLRRFADDVVAKMV; via the coding sequence ATGAAGTTCGTCCTCTCCGCCGCCTTCCAGCCGCTCGACGAGCTGGCCCCGATCGCCCAGGCCGCCGACGCGCACGGCTACGAGGCGATGGCCTTCTCCGACCACGTCGCCTATCCCGAGGTGATCGACACGCCCTATCCCTATACGGAGGACGGCTCGCGCCGCTACGACGAGACGTCGCCGTTCCCCGACCCGTGGGTCGCGATCGGCGCGCTCGCGGCGGTGACGAAGCGCCTGCGCTTCACGAACAACGTGTTCGTGCTCGCGATGCGCAACCCGTTCATCGCGGCGAAGACGATCGGCACGGCGTCGCTGCTCTCGAAGGGGCGCGTCACGCTGACGATCGGCGTCGGCTGGTCGAAGGTCGAGTTCGAGATGGCGGGGCAGGAGTTCCGCGCGCGCGGCCGGCGCACGGACGAGATGGTCGAGGTGATGCGCAAGCTGTGGAGCGGCGACTGGGTCGAGCACCGCGGCGAGTTCTACGACTTCCCGCGCACGAAGATGCCGCCGGCGCCCGAGCACCCGATCCCCATCTGGGTGGGCGGCTTCTCGGAGCCGGCGCTCCGCCGCGCGGCGCGCAACGACGGCTGGCTCTCCGATCTCCAGACGAGCGCCGACATCGCGCGCTGCATCGAGCGCGTGCGCGCCTACCGCGCCGAGATGGGCCGCGCGCACCTGCCGCTCGACGTCATGGCGAGCCCGAGCGACGCGTTCACCGTCGATGGCTTCCGCAAGCTCGAGGACCAGGGCGTGACGCACATCCTCACGATGCCCTGGGTCTTCTACGGCGGCCTCACCGACGACCCGCAGCGCAAGCTCGACGGCCTGCGCCGCTTCGCGGACGACGTCGTCGCGAAGATGGTCTGA
- a CDS encoding VOC family protein, producing MPVVDITRFDHVSLHVRDMEASLRFYRDALGMQVIFEEAIAGANLDAVMKRGGASGRMVGLRVPGGDAMIELIQGVRKVNDDPGTLDSLIFSLRVADADAAHAKLTAAGIAPQQPVQQFGDTVKLFFVVDPDGRRIEFLEALAGAKH from the coding sequence GTGCCCGTCGTCGACATCACGCGCTTCGATCACGTCTCGCTCCACGTCCGCGACATGGAGGCGTCGCTGCGGTTCTACCGCGACGCGCTCGGCATGCAGGTGATCTTCGAGGAGGCGATCGCCGGCGCGAACCTCGACGCGGTGATGAAGCGCGGCGGCGCGTCGGGGCGGATGGTCGGCCTGCGCGTGCCGGGCGGCGACGCGATGATCGAGCTCATTCAGGGCGTGCGGAAGGTCAACGACGACCCGGGCACGCTCGACAGCCTGATCTTCTCGCTGCGCGTCGCCGACGCCGACGCCGCGCACGCGAAGCTCACGGCGGCCGGCATCGCGCCGCAGCAGCCCGTCCAGCAGTTCGGCGACACGGTGAAGCTCTTCTTCGTCGTCGACCCGGACGGCCGGCGCATCGAGTTCCTCGAGGCGCTCGCCGGAGCGAAGCACTGA
- a CDS encoding C69 family dipeptidase, whose amino-acid sequence MCDSVGVAPARSATGRTLFAKNSDRPEGECQPFVQYPAAHHPRGARVRCTHVEIAQVAETFAVMGHSPFWVFGFEHGVNEHAVAIGNHTVFSREPVEEQPGLIGMDLVRLGLERARTAREAVEVVATLVETHGQGGPAFKPGGGGYHNSFTIADAREVWLMETSGRRWAARRVEAGALTNHFTLDTGWEIASRDLESFARTEGWWTERARVDVARAYRNEHVPGRISEGRLRRSCALLAARAAHDVAGLEALLRDHGDGGLAPPAHTSTEEEAHFTLCMHAEPVGTTTASLVAELPARDERDDAGWRPWPVWISFATPCTGVFLPVYVDGVVPAAYARGGETPSDDSAWWAFARLRAAAQRDFAALNPRLRAAWAPLERDIERERVEAEARALELARAGDGDAARDALSAFAQRCAERAIARAAELVDAIESGEDVAAATAAG is encoded by the coding sequence ATGTGCGACTCGGTCGGCGTCGCGCCCGCGCGCTCGGCCACCGGGCGGACGCTCTTCGCGAAGAACAGCGACCGTCCGGAGGGCGAGTGCCAGCCGTTCGTGCAGTACCCGGCCGCCCACCATCCGCGCGGCGCGCGCGTGCGCTGCACGCACGTCGAGATCGCCCAGGTCGCGGAGACCTTCGCGGTGATGGGCCACTCGCCCTTCTGGGTCTTCGGCTTCGAGCACGGCGTGAACGAGCACGCGGTCGCGATCGGCAACCACACCGTGTTCTCGCGCGAGCCCGTCGAGGAGCAGCCGGGCCTGATCGGCATGGATCTCGTGCGTCTCGGTCTCGAGCGCGCGCGCACGGCGCGCGAGGCGGTCGAGGTCGTGGCGACGCTCGTCGAGACGCACGGGCAGGGCGGCCCCGCGTTCAAGCCGGGCGGCGGCGGCTACCACAACAGCTTCACCATCGCCGATGCGCGCGAGGTCTGGCTGATGGAGACGAGCGGCCGGCGCTGGGCGGCGCGCCGCGTCGAGGCCGGCGCGCTCACGAACCACTTCACGCTCGACACGGGCTGGGAGATCGCGTCGCGCGACCTCGAGAGCTTCGCGCGCACGGAGGGCTGGTGGACGGAGCGCGCACGCGTCGACGTCGCGCGCGCCTATCGCAACGAGCACGTGCCCGGTCGCATCTCGGAGGGGCGGCTGCGACGTTCGTGCGCGCTGCTCGCCGCGCGCGCCGCGCACGACGTCGCCGGCCTCGAGGCGCTGCTGCGCGATCACGGCGACGGCGGGCTCGCGCCGCCCGCGCACACGAGCACCGAGGAGGAGGCGCACTTCACGCTCTGCATGCACGCGGAGCCCGTCGGAACGACGACGGCGAGCCTCGTCGCCGAGCTTCCCGCACGGGACGAGCGCGACGACGCGGGCTGGCGCCCGTGGCCCGTGTGGATCTCGTTCGCGACGCCGTGCACGGGCGTCTTCCTGCCCGTCTACGTCGACGGCGTCGTGCCCGCCGCCTACGCGCGCGGCGGCGAGACGCCGAGCGACGACTCCGCGTGGTGGGCGTTCGCACGGCTGCGCGCGGCCGCACAGCGCGACTTCGCGGCGCTCAACCCGCGCCTTCGCGCCGCGTGGGCGCCGCTCGAGCGCGACATCGAGCGCGAGCGCGTCGAGGCCGAGGCGCGCGCGCTCGAGCTCGCGCGCGCGGGCGACGGCGACGCCGCGCGCGACGCGCTCTCGGCGTTCGCGCAGCGTTGTGCCGAGCGCGCGATCGCGCGCGCGGCGGAGCTCGTGGATGCGATCGAGAGCGGCGAGGACGTCGCCGCCGCGACGGCGGCGGGCTAG
- a CDS encoding helix-turn-helix transcriptional regulator: protein MNRIRAARQALGWTQTELADKANVSPRTIHAVEKGRTCRQATKRRILQALGVPWELRFDYFGGARAARPVRHVAARDAAKSA, encoded by the coding sequence ATGAACCGGATTCGCGCAGCCCGACAGGCCCTCGGATGGACGCAGACGGAGCTGGCCGACAAGGCCAACGTCTCGCCGCGCACGATCCACGCCGTCGAGAAGGGGCGCACGTGCCGCCAGGCGACGAAGCGCCGCATCCTGCAGGCGCTCGGCGTTCCGTGGGAGCTGCGGTTCGACTACTTCGGCGGCGCGCGCGCCGCGCGGCCGGTGCGCCACGTCGCCGCGCGCGACGCCGCGAAGAGCGCCTAG